The genomic stretch GAGTCCCTTCTTACTTGTCATAAGCAGAGCCTTTTAAGGCACTGGGTGATAGATGGTTGAGacccaactattatatttattctcGAGTCCCCATTGGACTCGAAGAGTGATTAGTGCACAGGCCCCTTCATACCATGTGCTGAATTTTCACTTCGTGAGTTATTGGAGGCTGACAGGATTTGAACCCTTGACCTCTCgatcacactggctctgatacatAGATGAACTATCTCAACCAAAACCATAAGGTTTTGGAGGTTTTGGTTGAAgcccaactattatatttatttctATTACTGGTAATGCTGTTGTTGTAACGGTTTTAAAAGTAGGTTGAAATTGTAGTACAGGCTTGCGTTGTCCAACATTACGTTGAAAATTCGACCAAGTGCAATTTCACAGCCTGAATTTAGTCAGGAAAATGGCTTTAGTGAAAAATTCTGAAATGCAGAATGAAGCATATTCCTGAAAAACTATAAGCCTTTACTAGAAGTCCCTTTATTCCTTCAACATGTCATGCACACTCGACATACCGTATGTTCTTCCTAAACTGTCTCAAATTCGTTAAGCCGAAACAGAAAGTGTATGTATTCCTAGGCCGAGAAATGTCgaataacaaaagttctcatctTTGAGAATAGATTCCAGCTCACTAAGGAGATTTAAGTTACCTTTCCCTTATTTATAGGCCAAGTTCTATGTGAAATATCGATACAAGCTACATTTCTGACTACATTCAAATATTATAACTCGAGATGTACGAGAGTGAAGAGGTGTTATATGTATAAATAGAAGTTTAGGAAACACATTTTTTTTTAGGAATGAAGTCGAAGATGTTTATTTTGGTCATGTGCCCCCTAGAGGTCCCCCAAACGCTTCAATGAGGTATTAACGGCTTCTTTAGCAAGAAAATGCTGACGCCTTACTGAAGTGTTTGGGGGAACTCCTGAGGTCACTGATACATTGCAATGAAGAACAAAGGGTAAAGGTACGTGGGTACGATTACTCCTGAGGTCACTGATACAATGCCCCCTAGAGGTCCCCCAAACGCTTAAGTATAACAGGGAAGGAACTCGACGCACTTTTGCAAGGCAATACAAAGAATACTAGAATAAGATAATAAATTGCGTCTGAATTTTGTATAGATAACCATCTCTTTACTTGCTAACAATCGAGGTGATGTTCGTTGGTATACACGTAATTTGTTGAAGAAGATAGTAATTCAACAGCAAACTTTTTCATTCTAATTGCGTCTGAATTTTGTATACACAATATTTTTCGCACACATGTCATAAATACTATGTATCTCCAGTGAGTCAATGATTTTACCAGTTAAGCTAACTCACATCCATAAATGGATAGACGTGTTAACACTCTTTTTTATCTTCTCTATATATAAAGTATAAACCAAAGTAATGGAGCCTGGCAGTACATACTGTAACTTGAATCGAAAAGACATGGGAAAGCCTCTCAAGCCAATTATCTTCGCGATCTTCTTAATGCTGACGATAAGTGGTAAGGCCTCTCTGGCTCTCCGTCTTCTATCAGATACCGTAAATTGTTCTTTTCTGTTTTTGTTTACGCGTGAATTTCTAACATGTCACTGATATCAGGCTTAGCATCTTCAGCAGCGGCACAGCGCTGTAGCAGCACTTATGATTGCAGGGTTACGCAATGTCCATGCATTGATGGTCAGTGTAAATGTAACCCTCATCGTAATTTAACTCCTGGCTCTGCTGAAGAAGGTTCGGTTCCAAGACAGGAAACTGAAAGGATTCAGAGTCCGTAGCTGCCATAACTGCGCATCGAGTCCCTCTTATAATAAGAACAAGTCCCTCATTTTAGCTTTAAGTCTTTAACTAATACTCCGTAACTAATAACTAAATAAGTATGGTATGTAATTATTGACGATCTTCAGCTCAGACTCGGCTACAAGTATCTGACACAAGTAACTATTTGGATCTGtttttttttcatattatttCACGAAGCTTTTAGTTGAAACAAGTATCCGACACAAGTAAGTATTTTGGTATCGGCATAACTGAATTAGGTTGGACTGTTGGTCCAAGACTTTAAAGTTTAAGCCTAGTATATAGCTCACATTAGTCCCACGAATTAAAATTTTATAGACTAGGTTGGACCGATTCATATGAGACCACTCTTTTTTGGGCTATGATTTTTCATGTTGACTTTTGGTGGTAAACATCTCCCCTAATCAAGCCTATAAAATGCAACCCACGTTTATCAGAACTAATGGGCCTGGCTAGCATGCAAATTGCGAAGCTAAGCTGCTCTAGTGCAGATTATGGTACGGTCTAGCTAGGGGTGATCAAACATTCGGGTTGGGCCAGGCATGACTAGGCGGACCCGGAAATGACTCGGTGTACAGGGCGATATGGGCCGGACTGATGGATGTGGACCCGGAACCGGCTCAGGGTAGGGTCAAGGGGAGGGTCCGGTCGAGGGTGAGCCGGGTTAGATTTGCCTTACCCGGGTCCGGCCCTAATTTTGGACGGGTCAGGCCGGCTAGACACATGCCAGGCGGATTGGGTAAAGCATGACCCCATGGGCCTCGAGAGTTGCTTCATGAGTTACTatatttgatttcagcctcaaataacaagtctAATCCAATTTTAAGGAGTATCAGATTTTCACCTCAGACTAATTTATCGCATATCGGCACCCTTAAATGACCTTCTTTACTTCTGAAAATTTGACCCGAGGCCGTCCATGTGATTTACAGACATTTTTTTCCCGGGACCCAGAAATCtctaaaaccgtgtattatacgcttcaagTCGAGCCATTTGAGAGGTCGTACTAGGTCATGTTTTCTTTTCTActatttttttttaccacgtgtcaGTGGTTGCTTCATGAGTTACTCTAGtcaatttcagactcaaataacatGTCTTAATCCATTTTTAACGAGTATATGATTTTCACCTGAGACTGATTTATCACATAGCAGTACCTTCCACTTACTTTCATTGCTTCGTAAAATTTGTGTGGCCGTTTTACCTGACCGGGAACCGTTCGGTTATTTGTAGACatttttgttccggaccctgaaatcccgaaaactaTGTATTACGCTTCAATTTGAGATTTTCAGGAGATCATACCGGGTCATGTTTTTTTCCGTCCAAGTTTTCCTACCATGTGTCCAGGGTCGCATAAGCATTTACGCTTCGATTTAAGCCCCCAAATATCGAGCTTAATCGTTTATAAGGAGTATCTGATATTCCCTGGAGACTAATTTATCGTCTACCTCCACTCTCAAATGACCTCCGTTGCTTCTCAATTTTTTGTGACCaatttatctgactcgaggaaccgTCTATGTAATTTACGCACATTTTTGTTCTGGGGTCCTAAAATCtcgaaaaccatgtattatacgcTACAATAGAATAAATCAATCCCCGGTGAAAATCGTATACACAAtaatttatcggaaaaactacAAATAAAACTTTAGATTTTATTATAGAGGGGCACCAACAATGAAGATGAAATGATGTTTCATAGCAAGAACAGGAAGCGTAACAAGAACTGCAAATAATTGAATGAATGTCGAGTGTAACATGGTGAATGAATCTTATAATATAAATCAAGATCTTGTACGTTCATGGGTTTCAAAACCTTGGACATAATAGTATGTATGAGCATAGTATAAcatgttatttttattaattaattaataatacagGATTAATTGAACTATAGTAGCGTAGTTGTACCTGACATGTACTAAGGCGGATACAGCGCATTTGACAACGCTGGACATGTGACACTGTCACATTCTCCCCATATGAGTTTATGACCTTTTGCCTTTGCTTCTTCaacttttttctatttttttgaatTTCAATTATTATTGCCAATTACATCCACGACTGGAGGAATTAGTCTACGATAAAAGTCATAACTCTGATAAGAAAATTGAACCTGTATTCGGTCTTTTAATAAGTTTATTACGGAATATTAGATTATCTTGTGTAATTTAAAGTAAAAACATTATCAATTGTACTACAAGTAGTATGAAAGATATCAAATGATTTTACTTATGCAAATAGACGAAATAGTCACATTTACACAAATTGGGTATTCTTGTTAAGAAAATAAGTACGGGgtaaattaaaatgtcattttggaCCATGTGTGAAGCCGTGTAGGACTATCAAAAAATACATAAAGGTACAGAAGAAAATGATCTTTTAATAACTTGTTGGAAATCGTTTCTTACTTGTGTTTTCTAAATTGTTGTCTTGATTTCGTTTTTCAGTTTTCACATGTTCACGCTTTTGTAACATCTTCCTTATAAATGACCTTTTAAGTCTTTATTTATTTTGATAACAATCTCATATATCGTGAAGGAATTACATTTTGTATCATTCTCATTAGCATAAACAAGTAATAAAACTAAACACCTACACAATACAGTTTCTCGGTTACATGTATGTTCGTTCATATTACATCAGAATACACCTCTATTATAGGTGGAGTGTCATCACAATACAAGAAAACTAGTGTATCTACAATCTTACACTTACCTAGCATTATCATATCAATAAacaaatatttataaaataaataaactatATACAAAAGATTATTTACATAATCTATATAGTAGGACTATTAGGTAGGTCCAATCCTCACTATGTCCAACTCAATCTAGCTCATACATCTtaaatttcataattttcttGGTGTGTTTTAGTCACTAGCAAAGTTGCAATAAATTGAGCAAAAGAAATTAGACTAGTTAAACAAAAGTAGTAGTTAGATCTTTAAAGTGGAGTTTGTTCTAAAATCACTACTACCTAGCATTATCATATTTACTCATTTGAATTTTGTGATGAAAATGGCGCCCCACTAAATGACAATATAACACTCAATGATATCTACTCTTTTGCGTAATTGCAAAGTGATGTTTTAACTAACATTTTTGTTCTTTTTCCTACTTATAACGTGTACCTTAGCTTGTGTTTTTATTAAAATCAATGGCTTTGTAGATTTTGGTATTGACTATAATATGATACATATTTTACACAATTGGGAATGGCACCGTCGAGTAGTATTTAATTCCGATATTACCCTTTTTATGATTGATATTTAGGCTATGTTCTTTCGTCTGAAAAAAGTTGAACTAAATTGAACTGAAGTAAAAGTTAATTTGTAAAGACATGAGTTGAACTAAATTGAAATGAGTTGAAATTAAATCCAAAAGAACATGCAAGTGAAATTATCATATTGTAAATAAATCTTCATATTTACATTGTATAGATATTCCATTTATATGTACATATGGAAATGCTTAAACTTTGTTTAAAAAAAACAATATACAAAACAAATTAATGTGAAAAAACGTATGGAGTAATCAATACGAAGTATAATGTTATTCCAATCGAAAATCGAAATGAATTTTGTTCCTCATAATCTTTGTATTAATTTAAATACGATTTGTAAAATTCCCGcctttttaaaaataaataaatcaataTTCATACATTTATAAATATttcctaaaaataaaataaatagtcaATTTTGCAATTAAAAAATGACAACTTATTTTTCAATATCATTATAAATATTCTAGCGCACtatacaaattaaattaaaacaaaaattcaggTTATAATAGTAAAATTTCTTCTTTTTTATCTAAAGTGCGATTTAATTACACTGTTTTCCTATATTCTTTTTACCggatatgaaaaagaaaatgaaaatacCCGAAAACTTAACTGCGTTATTTATCCGAAAGGCCAAAAAAACTTAACCTGAAGCATTGATTGTAGTTTCCCTTACAAGATGTGTGAGAGTACATAAACTcataaattaatcaacaaataacGTCTAATTTAAGATTTATTAGTGGAGTGATAGCATCAAATCACCTTCTTAATCATCATTATCAACATTGAGTACTGTACAATGAAGTACCTGTAAAGGAAAGTTATTTCTGACCAGTTTAAAGAAGTGTCAGATTTCTGCTATCACCATATGAGCAGCAACACATAGATAATGACTTTTTGGAgccattttttttcaattttaattttacATATTCTTTTTTAAGAAGTAGATATCCGTTTTAATGATAAAACAGATCCAAATAATCTCCGTATAGTATTTGGATGTGTCAATAAAAAGGCTTATGTCGTCTTAAACAAGACAAGATGTTTTAATTTTGTTATGAATCCAACAAAAAGTGGAGCAAATAAAGATTATTGTTTTTCATATTGTCATATACTTATTATCATCGTTGTGAAATAATCACTCATTTTGAaacattggactaatgttattATCATCGTTGTCTTACACATCAACGTTACCCTAATGCCTGAATGCTTATCGCAAATTTGCAAGTATGAGGATCAGATATACACAATCTTACCCTTATGTTTGCAGCTGTTAGAACTTAGAAGGAACGTTTCAATCCATAAAAGCGGAAAAAAGGAACTCAAAAaagcctttttttttttgttctcatTTCAACAAATTTCCTAGTTCACAAATTAATGCAAAAAGAATACTAATACAAActactaataaaaataaaaaaagaataaaGGGAAAATAGGAAAAGGAGCAAACTCATGCTAATACCTTAGGACCTTAATTAAACATTAACTAATTAAACCTAAGACCTTAGGACTAACTTAAAACCTCTAAATTTGCTCTTCCTTTTCTACTAATTTAAGCTAAAAATTTaatctatacaaattaaaaaaaaaaaaaaaaaaaaaacaaatgaaccAAGATATATTTGACTAAATTAAacttaaaataaaaaatgatacATGTTCTAGAATTTAAGGCCTTATATTGGAGAACCATACTGACTAGCTGGCAATAATTCTCTTCAATCTCTACTACCTCCTCCATACTGACTAGATTGCAAAATCTGACCCTGCGAGGTCGGTTTTCCGGATTAACTCGACTTCCCGGCTTGGTGGTGCAGCTTCCATAGTCCCACAACCTCTCATCTCTAGAACTTTTTTGTGAGAGTTGGAATGCAGTGCAGGAATGAATGTTGGACTTGCTGCAGGGCGGTACTCTGGGTAAAGTCGGCCTGATTTATAGCGAACCCCACAAGCGTTGCAAAGGGTTTTAGGTCCCATTGGTCCTGCCCTCCATTGTGGTGTTTTCGTTATTTCGCAATGCTTACATTTCCTGACTGGCCCGCCATTTGGATTCTGATTCTGATTCTGGACGTGGCTTGTTACGTCCAAGCCGTTTGCACCTGAAGGTGGTAGAATTTTGATCTTCCGCTTTTTGTTCTGCTGGTATACACTCTTATAGGAGGCATAAGACTCAGCTGAGGTGACCGGGGCAGGCTGCCCAGGAATTCGAGCAACTGGGACCGACATTGGTGAGATGAGCTGCATTGATGCACGAGGGGTGAAAGTTGCAGGACGAGGACGTTTACTCCTGGCACGCTTTTCATGACTGACAGAAAGTGGGTTGCCTCTAGAACAAGCACTATTACTACTGCTCTCAAGTACTGAAATCGGACTAGATGTCTGAAACGGGTTTCTGAAAGAATTGttcgtattgttgttgttgttgttgttgttgttgttgttgttgtcggagAAAGATGGCTGAGGTTTCTCTATTGTTAGGCCTGCACCGGAGAATGAATCCTCCACAAATGTCGATAGCCATTCCAACTGAACGATATCTTCATACTGTCATTCACAGAAACAAATTGTTCAATACACGAGTCCAAAACTCCCAAAGTGACTGAATGACCCGATTGCCAGGTCTAATCATATTAAATCATAAACGAATTTAAAAACTTAAAAAACATCGCAATCAAACGAAACAAACATTGTGAACTTAGGCCACACAATGTCGACGGCAATTATGAACCCCCCACATTACTGGTCTCCTACATGATTGAATTTTACATGAAAGCTACAGATTTGACATTATCAAACATTACAAATTAACATGTTTCAAACACACACTATGCATATACACTCCATTACTTGCCCACGTCTTTATTTAATTTTAGTAGGCGGCAAAGTTGTGCGCTCACCTATTTCATATGCTTTGCCGCTCCGAGTTAGAAATGTTGCTTTCATCAAACTGTTAAATTACAAAATATATCTAAGAACCAGCTGTTAATTAACACGGCTTCGTAACATTATCGTTTTAACATGTTTGACTAGCATATTTCAATTTCATGAATGTCTTTGATAACTCCACTTTTACACTGTTAGTAGTAAGATCATATCATAGTATGAGACTGTCCTTTTGTTAATTAAACAGTCATTAGTCATTACTAGTAGTGCTTCTTTGTAATATAATTGTAACATATTGTGGAAGATGGTCCATTTCGTTTTACAATGAAATGGACCGTCTTCCACAATAAGCGAACGAACAAACAACCAACAGACAGTGACGGAGCTAGGATTTTAAGTCACTAAAGGCGAAAAATTTCAGCGAAAGGGAAATATTATAAGGagactcgaaaaaattcaaaaattttaactaaaaattacGAAATTTTCAAACTCTAACGGGAGCGACCGCCCCTACTAGCCCCGCCCTCGCTTCACCACTGACTACGGAGTAGTCCTGTGAGGACAAATTGTTGTttgtttaacttttttttttctttaaaataaaCAAGTTAAAATTTTGTAAATTTGAAAAAGCTTATTTTTCCTTCATTTTACTCAATTAGCCGACTTTTTTAAGTCGGCTGATTGAATAAAATGTGGAGAGTTAAATTTTCTTTACGATTACACCATTAACTAAAGTCATATATATTCATGAAATGTCAATTCACAAAAACTTGTACGCACTAAACAAAATTGTAAAAATTGACATAAAACTATTCTCAAACCGTCGGTGGAATAGGAAACACaccaaaacataattaacaaaaataataaaaacaccaAAATATAAAAAATTTAAGACCGTCTCATATAAGACTCACCGGAACAGAAAGTTCAGCCGAAAGGTCTGAGGCACTATGACTATGCCCAGCAGAAAAACCGGTCGAATCATCAGACCAAACCGGTGGAAAAGCGGTACAATCAACAACACCGGAGTCAAAAATCCCGGAGTCAACGCCGTCGGTAGGAAATTCAAGAAGGTCATCAATTTGGTCAAAGAAATTTCCACCATCAATTTCCTCCATAATGTTTGTCTCAACCATGTTCCTCATCTTCTAATTAAAACTAAATTATTCAAATATATCGAATATAtaatataatcttgaataacaatcctGAAAATCGAACGAATAAATTAGAATTTAGTGTAAGAAAATTGTAACTGAAAAATATAAAGGTATGGTTTGTGTTATAATATAGGCATGTCACATGTGTATTATACGTTAAAAAGAGTGGTGCAAAATGTTATACTGTGGGACGGAGTGATGGGTCACAtaaatcaatcaattaaaaaaaataacaGCTCATTAACGCGTTAAAAGAGTATTGCAAAATGTTacttgtaattttattttattctcTTTTCTTACCTTTTATTTTTGAGAGATTATATTTGGGTAGATATTTGTCTAGAAAATATAAATTACGGAATACGGAGTATATACCTGTAATAAAGTAAGAGATAATGTTGTAGACTGTATCTTTAACAATTTGATAGGACGGACTTATGGGAAAATTTACGAAGTAAAAAAGGTAAGAGATAATTTGTTTCGTCTGGTTGAAAATTCGAACATGGACCTATTGTCCAATTATTAGTTGGATTAGATGGAAAATATAAATTACGGAATATGGAGATAAGAGATAATGTTGGAGTTTGTATTCTTAGGACAATTTGATTGGACGGATTTATGGGAGAGTTTACGAAGTGAAAAAGGTAAGGAAATTTGAACATGTGACCTATTGTCCAGAGAAAGTAATTTTATTGGATGGATGATGATAATCTCTTTAAAAGGATAGAAATATTCTTTTCTTCAAGAAAACAAAGGAATAAAGACACATACATGAACTTTTTTTCAAACAAAATTTTTGAAAATCAAGAAATACCTTATTTTTCTAGAAGATAGCACAGCTAAAGAAATTCTTCAAAGCTTCAATAATGGTAGAGTTGAATGCCTGCAAAATTAGTgaatgaatgaaattaatgtAATAAAATTGAATTATGCAAAATTGTGTTTATTACATTTACTAGGAACAATGTAATGTGCCTAGGCAAAGGGGTTCAAATGTACATAACCTTACCCTGGATAACCAAAACAAGAGAAATTGGAAAAGAAGACGATTTTCGAGACGTAAATGGAAGTAATGTGAGTGAAGGAAATGTTAAGAGTAGTAATAAATGTGATGATGGTAGCAAATAGAGTAAGAATAAAGCAAAGGCAAAGAGATTTTAATTGCTTACCAAAGTGTTAGGAAGAAGAGGAAAAGGGAAGAAAGTTGGGTGTTGATAAGAGAGGAAAGAAATTGGTGAGTTTTTGTGGGTTTTTGTGGGGGTGGACTGGAAGGTAGGTggtttcccttttctttcttttttttctttttttataaaaaaaaaaattattttaaattttaattatttttattatttgcagTTTTAAATGATGAGCTGGTTTCCTTTTTCTTCATGTTATTGTGATGTTGAAGTCTCTAATTTAATTATATATACACCCACTTACtcaaaggaaaaagaaaaatgaaagttGGGTGGAAATCACAAGACATGGTAGATCCAATTGGGGCCCCATGGACCCACAACCCACATTACTTCAATACTTAAATGTCTTCTAAAACAGTTTTTATAACAGGTGACCTTCTGTTTAAGATTCTGTTTGGTAAATTATTTGAAACTATAACTTAAATCTAAAAAGGTAGTTAAAAACTGAAAAATTAACTGAAATCTTAAAATATAATTGATAAGATAGCTGTAAATTAAAaattgataaggtagctgataatataaaaaaaaatatatatattataaatttaaggggtaaaaaaagaaattcaaatcaaatcaggtacctgaaatctcaattGTTaccctaggtagcatttcatttcaggtactttATTTGGTTCGTTAATTTACTTGTCAAACACTTACAAAAAAATTAAGGTATccgaaattttggtcaaataagctactttgactaAATCAGGTATCTAAAATGTATTACCAAACAGAGTCTAAAAAACTAATTATGAAAAAATTCTTAAGGATATATCATGTAAAATTGATATACAAAGTCATCTTTATCAGAATTAGTAAGATATTTTTATAAATCTTTTTCTAGTTAGTGTTTATATGTGCCCTTATAGCATTAGAAAAACCTATAGCATTAGAAAAACCGTCTATACAAACTCAAATAAGATCGTTATTGTATCTTGAATATAAATAGTAGATTTAATTTAATTGATATGATTTCACAATAGTTCAGTAAATACTCAATTTTTAAATCACTAATTTTGAAATTTAATAGTAATTACTCCGTATATCTCAAATATAAATAAGTATAACATAATACTGCATCAATATATTTGCTTTCTAttccttcaaaaaaaaatatatttgctTTCTAAAATTTACCACGATATTTTATTCCAAATCTGTAAACTTGTACATGATCGTGAACCATATAAATAAATTTATGATTTAAAGATTACAAAAGACGATAGTAAAATAAAGATTTAAACTTGAAATCAAATGTCACCTTTTGCTATGGGCAGAAGCGTAGTGAGTTgatgaaaagataataataaaaaataaataacgcAAAAAAGAATTACAAATTACAAAAAAATGTGATCTCAAACTTGTCTCTCAATTTTTTTTCCCTTGTTATCTACCTTAAAAGGCtaacactaaaacttgggagagacggtctctcagtaagttattgagagaccaatctttcgtacccttttatttgtatttcgtacctcttttattgttgatcgtaacatagtaatttcgtacctatttacataataaatgtacccattttatcattaatcatgatttgtacctattttattacctttagtaccacttttccttaaaattgtacaatggtctctcaataaaacttattaagagaccgtctctcaggagacaTACTCGCTAACACTAAAATATAACCGAGTGCCTTTATACAATTATTTCCCACTAGATTAAAAGACTTACGGAGTGTTatatttagaaaatgaaataaattagAACCCGATAAAAATTCCTAAACAGAACTTTCAAACTTTAATCAAACCCATATCCTAATACGACTCAAATAAATAATCACATATCGGCATATCTAAGATATATAAATGAGTACAAATTCTTACTTATGATGGTaacaaattataattataatcataATCGATTTAAATAACATTTACCAAAAAAATGAGGTTTTGAAATGCCTCAAACTTGTAACCATACCTAACAAACCTTGTTGATAAACGATTATtcaaaatatatactccctcccattcaaaataaacctccctattttcttttccgtctattcacaataacctccctattttcttttttggtaagtgtttgtgtagtccaaatttaattgtatggtggggtagtgtatttgtgtggttcaaatttaattatatggtggggtagtgtgtttccttaatatttgtgccaaaatgaaatgtgaggtttattgtgaatgagAGGGAGTATTCCCTTATATttatttcacaaattctcatttgttttCGTCACAAATTTGTGCCCTTTTACAAGGAACAAGTGGAAGGAGGACTGTCTGAAAACTTTTGACGATCACAAGTAAGACGGtctgtatttatttatttatttatttatttatttatttatttatttacgaGTAGTCGAGTATTATTAAGCTCAATGAAAGGCGTCGGTGGATAAACATGCTGCAAATATTTCAAATCCCAAAACGCAATTCCTACCACCCCATCACGTGATAATAATTAGTACGACTCAATAATATTcgtatttttttattaaaaaaataatgTTTGGTGCCTTTGTACGGAACAGTTTTGCAAGCAACAGTGTAATTATTTTGCCCACG from Silene latifolia isolate original U9 population chromosome 2, ASM4854445v1, whole genome shotgun sequence encodes the following:
- the LOC141644170 gene encoding GATA transcription factor 8-like codes for the protein MRNMVETNIMEEIDGGNFFDQIDDLLEFPTDGVDSGIFDSGVVDCTAFPPVWSDDSTGFSAGHSHSASDLSAELSVPYEDIVQLEWLSTFVEDSFSGAGLTIEKPQPSFSDNNNNNNNNNNNNTNNSFRNPFQTSSPISVLESSSNSACSRGNPLSVSHEKRARSKRPRPATFTPRASMQLISPMSVPVARIPGQPAPVTSAESYASYKSVYQQNKKRKIKILPPSGANGLDVTSHVQNQNQNPNGGPVRKCKHCEITKTPQWRAGPMGPKTLCNACGVRYKSGRLYPEYRPAASPTFIPALHSNSHKKVLEMRGCGTMEAAPPSREVELIRKTDLAGSDFAI